The following proteins are co-located in the Pomacea canaliculata isolate SZHN2017 linkage group LG8, ASM307304v1, whole genome shotgun sequence genome:
- the LOC112569962 gene encoding uncharacterized protein LOC112569962: MNVSEVAGLVFAAMLSLMLLVACIVSAIKAVKDRRQILQRNAARRSQRRSMENTTAVHHHKRADGINISPERSTDDLAPVVRHVRFIPCHASRSADHIDLIAGLFNSDENHSVLSTFADNTDDRSEDNRSYERKVRPRGRELQSASLGDFRSTLIGSRAITLLPARHRQHGSSSRDIWPGADCQYSNRVRDISASASGKHRSSTVPDLPSASLDISCGPRRELREVSHVVYSPRRHSYAEAVDSLV, encoded by the exons ATGAATGTGTCTGAGGTGGCAGGACTCGTCTTCGCCGCCATGCTGAGCCTCATGCTTCTCGTTGCTTGCATTGTTTCCGCTATAAAAGCAGTCAA GGACAGGCGGCAGATCCTCCAGAGAAATGCAGCCCGGAGGAGTCAACGCAGAAGCATGGAGAACACTACTGCTGTTCATCATCACAAACGTGCAGACGGCATCAACATTTCCCCAGAAAGGTCAACAGACGACCTCGCTCCCGTCGTCCGTCACGTGCGCTTCATCCCGTGTCACGCGAGTCGCAGCGCGGATCACATCGACCTCATCGCTGGGCTTTTTAACAGCGATGAAAACCACTCGGTGTTGAGTACCTTCGCCGACAACACTGATGACAGATCTGAAGACAACAGAAGTTATGAGAGAAAGGTCCGCCCGCGTGGCAGGGAGCTGCAAAGTGCGTCACTTGGGGACTTCCGCAGCACGCTGATTGGGTCACGTGCCATTACTCTCTTGCCTGCAAGACATCGCCAACATGGCAGCAGCAGTCGTGACATCTGGCCCGGTGCTGATTGCCAATACAGCAACAGAGTTCGCGACATTTCAGCCAGTGCCAGTGGGAAACACAGGAGTAGCACAGTTCCTGACTTACCCAGTGCTAGTCTCGACATCTCGTGTGGTCCTCGCAGGGAGCTGAGGGAGGTCTCGCATGTGGTCTACAGCCCCAGGCGCCATTCGTACGCGGAAGCGGTAGATAGCCTAGTCTGA